In one window of Balearica regulorum gibbericeps isolate bBalReg1 chromosome 29, bBalReg1.pri, whole genome shotgun sequence DNA:
- the COX14 gene encoding cytochrome c oxidase assembly protein COX14: protein MVSGKQLADFGYKAFSGSMLLLTVYGGYLCGVRAYRLFQRRRERQTAAGPDS, encoded by the coding sequence ATGGTGTCCGGCAAACAGCTGGCCGACTTCGGCTACAAGGCCTTCTCCGGttccatgctgctgctgacGGTCTACGGCGGGTACCTGTGCGGCGTCCGCGCCTACCGCCTCTTCCAGCGCCGCCGGGAGCGACAGACCGCGGCCGGCCCCGACAGCTGA